A region from the Mycolicibacterium phlei genome encodes:
- a CDS encoding PPOX class F420-dependent oxidoreductase: MVAVPDGYEHLLDLPLYGHLATVRPDGTPQVNAMWFHWDGEVLRFTHTTKRQKYRNIQHNPNVAMSVIDPENPYRYLEVRGVVERIEPDPTGAFYLQLNDRYDGPLTEPPADKADRVILVVRPTGFSKQ, encoded by the coding sequence ATGGTCGCTGTTCCGGACGGATACGAACACCTGCTGGACCTGCCGCTCTACGGCCATCTCGCCACCGTCCGCCCCGACGGGACCCCCCAGGTCAACGCCATGTGGTTCCACTGGGACGGTGAGGTGCTGCGGTTCACCCACACCACCAAGCGGCAGAAGTACCGCAACATCCAGCACAACCCGAACGTCGCGATGTCGGTGATCGACCCGGAGAACCCGTACCGCTACCTGGAGGTGCGCGGTGTCGTCGAGCGGATCGAGCCCGACCCGACGGGCGCGTTCTACCTGCAGCTCAACGACCGTTATGACGGTCCGCTGACCGAGCCGCCGGCCGACAAGGCCGACCGGGTGATCCTGGTCGTTCGGCCGACCGGCTTCAGCAAGCAGTAG
- a CDS encoding DUF305 domain-containing protein, with product MQSLITRIAAVLIAAAAALLFTSCTSQQASDGHTDHSHDDEPVITGEPAGFNADDVAFATSMIPHHQQAVDLAALVPERSTNPELLALAEQISNAQAPEIQAMRVLLVQWNENPDADTGHEGHGADMQGMVDDATMARLATLNGPEFETLWLQSMIGHHQGAIEMAKAEIAHGENVDAKRLAQTIIDTQQAEIDQMNQMLGG from the coding sequence ATGCAGTCCCTGATCACCCGCATCGCCGCTGTCCTGATCGCCGCCGCTGCCGCACTGCTGTTCACGTCGTGCACCAGCCAGCAGGCCTCCGACGGCCACACCGATCACTCCCACGACGACGAGCCAGTGATCACCGGTGAGCCCGCCGGATTCAACGCCGACGACGTCGCCTTCGCGACCAGCATGATTCCGCACCACCAGCAGGCCGTCGACCTGGCCGCCCTGGTGCCCGAGCGCTCCACCAACCCCGAACTGCTGGCACTGGCCGAGCAGATCTCCAACGCCCAGGCCCCCGAGATCCAAGCCATGCGCGTGCTGCTCGTCCAGTGGAACGAGAACCCCGACGCCGACACCGGTCACGAGGGCCACGGCGCCGACATGCAGGGCATGGTCGACGACGCGACAATGGCCCGGTTGGCGACGCTGAACGGACCCGAGTTCGAGACGCTGTGGCTGCAGTCGATGATCGGCCACCACCAGGGCGCCATCGAGATGGCCAAGGCCGAGATCGCCCACGGCGAGAACGTCGACGCCAAGCGGCTGGCCCAGACCATCATCGACACCCAACAGGCCGAGATCGACCAGATGAACCAGATGCTGGGGGGCTGA
- a CDS encoding agmatinase family protein, with protein MDAPGPVWKQPIDRSADPKREPGPIDLRRYRFTPAYGGIATLFGVPLCLNQDDLRAGDVDVAVVGAPVDVSLGHRGAAYGPRAIRADERVLPHSPEMLVNDSTRVRPFEVLNVVDYGDAAVDPLSIENSMEPIRTLVREIAEVGAVPLVLGGDHSILWPNCAALADVYGAGKVGVVHFDAHPDCANEVLGHHASHGTPIRRLIDDEHIPGRNFVQIGLRSAIAPDDELFEWMQRNGLRTHFMAEIDRRGFRTVLQDAIDEALDGPEYLYLSLDIDVLDPAYAPGTGTPEPPGLTNRELLPAIRRICHETPVVGLEIVEVAPHLDPGYTTTMNARRAIFEALTGLAMRRLDLPADYIHPAVAGRAED; from the coding sequence GTGGACGCCCCGGGGCCCGTGTGGAAGCAGCCCATCGACCGGTCGGCTGATCCGAAACGCGAACCTGGCCCGATCGACCTGCGCCGCTACCGGTTCACTCCGGCCTACGGCGGCATCGCCACCCTGTTCGGGGTGCCGCTGTGCCTCAACCAGGACGACCTGCGTGCCGGCGACGTCGACGTCGCCGTCGTCGGCGCCCCGGTCGACGTCTCGCTGGGCCACCGCGGCGCGGCCTACGGGCCACGCGCGATTCGCGCCGACGAACGGGTGCTGCCGCACTCCCCGGAGATGCTGGTCAACGACAGCACCCGGGTCCGACCGTTCGAGGTGCTCAACGTCGTCGACTACGGGGACGCCGCGGTCGACCCGCTGAGCATCGAGAACTCGATGGAACCCATCCGCACCCTGGTCCGCGAGATCGCCGAGGTGGGCGCCGTGCCTCTGGTGCTCGGCGGCGACCACTCCATCCTGTGGCCCAACTGCGCGGCCCTCGCCGACGTGTACGGCGCAGGCAAGGTCGGGGTGGTGCACTTCGACGCCCACCCGGACTGCGCGAACGAGGTGCTCGGCCACCACGCCTCGCACGGCACCCCGATCCGGCGCCTCATCGACGACGAGCACATTCCGGGCCGCAACTTCGTGCAGATCGGGCTGCGCAGCGCCATCGCCCCCGACGACGAACTCTTCGAGTGGATGCAGCGTAACGGGCTGCGCACCCACTTCATGGCCGAGATCGACCGGCGCGGGTTCCGCACCGTGCTGCAGGACGCCATCGACGAGGCGCTCGACGGGCCCGAGTACCTGTATCTGTCGCTCGACATCGACGTGCTCGACCCCGCCTACGCGCCGGGCACGGGCACCCCCGAACCGCCCGGGCTCACCAACCGCGAGCTGCTGCCGGCGATCCGGCGCATCTGCCACGAAACCCCCGTGGTGGGACTGGAGATCGTCGAGGTCGCCCCGCATCTGGATCCGGGCTACACCACGACGATGAACGCTCGTCGCGCGATCTTCGAGGCGCTCACCGGACTGGCCATGCGCCGACTCGACCTGCCCGCCGACTACATCCACCCGGCGGTCGCCGGCCGCGCCGAGGACTAA
- the ilvD gene encoding dihydroxy-acid dehydratase, with translation MDRNPDIKPRSRDVTDGLEKAAARGMLRAVGMGDDDWGKPQIGVGSSWNEITPCNLSLQRLAQQVKAGVHAGGGYPLEFGTISVSDGISMGHEGMHFSLVSREVIADSVETVVQAERLDGTVLLAGCDKSIPGMLMAAARLDLASVFLYNGSIMPGLARLTDGTEKEVTIIDAFEAVGACVRGLMPREDVDRIERAICPGEGACGGMYTANTMASAAEALGMSLPGSASPLAIDKRREEYARRSGDAVVELLRRGITARDILTREAFENAIAVVMAFGGSTNAVLHLLAIAREAGVELTLEDFTRVSRKVPHIADVKPFGRFVMKHVDEIGGAPVVMKALLDAGLLHGDCLTVTGKTMAENLIELDPPAPDGTVLRTLDNPIHPTGGITILHGSLAPEGAVVKSAGFDSSVFEGTARVFDRERAAMDALEDGTIQAGDVVVIRYEGPKGGPGMREMLAITGAIKGAGLGKDVLLMTDGRFSGGTTGLCVGHVAPEAVDGGPIAFVRDGDRIRLDVANGTLDILVDESEFESRKKGFEPLPPRYTTGVLGKYTKLVGSAAIGAVCG, from the coding sequence ATGGACCGGAATCCCGATATCAAGCCCCGCAGCCGCGACGTCACCGACGGTCTGGAGAAGGCCGCCGCCCGGGGGATGCTGCGCGCGGTCGGCATGGGTGACGACGACTGGGGCAAGCCCCAGATCGGGGTCGGCTCGTCGTGGAACGAGATCACCCCGTGCAACCTGTCGCTGCAGCGGCTGGCCCAGCAGGTCAAGGCGGGGGTGCACGCCGGCGGCGGCTACCCGTTGGAGTTCGGCACCATCTCGGTGTCGGACGGCATCTCGATGGGCCATGAGGGCATGCACTTCTCGCTGGTGTCGCGGGAGGTGATCGCCGACAGCGTGGAGACCGTGGTGCAGGCCGAACGCCTCGACGGCACGGTGTTGCTGGCCGGCTGCGACAAGTCGATCCCGGGGATGCTGATGGCCGCGGCGCGGCTGGATCTGGCGTCGGTGTTCCTCTACAACGGCTCGATCATGCCGGGCCTGGCGCGGCTGACCGACGGCACCGAGAAGGAGGTCACGATCATCGACGCCTTCGAGGCGGTCGGGGCGTGCGTGCGCGGGCTGATGCCGCGGGAGGACGTGGACCGCATCGAGCGGGCGATCTGCCCCGGCGAGGGCGCCTGCGGCGGGATGTACACCGCGAACACGATGGCCAGCGCCGCCGAGGCGCTCGGGATGTCGCTGCCGGGCAGCGCGTCACCGCTGGCGATCGACAAGCGCCGCGAGGAGTACGCTCGCCGGTCCGGGGACGCGGTGGTGGAGTTGCTGCGCCGCGGCATCACCGCGCGCGACATCCTGACCCGGGAGGCGTTCGAGAACGCGATCGCGGTGGTGATGGCGTTCGGCGGATCGACGAACGCGGTGCTGCACCTGCTGGCGATCGCCCGCGAGGCCGGGGTGGAACTGACGCTGGAGGACTTCACCCGGGTCAGCAGGAAGGTGCCGCACATCGCGGACGTGAAACCGTTCGGCCGGTTCGTGATGAAGCACGTCGACGAGATCGGTGGCGCGCCGGTGGTGATGAAGGCGCTGCTGGACGCCGGGCTGCTGCACGGTGACTGCCTGACGGTGACGGGTAAGACGATGGCGGAGAACCTGATTGAGCTCGACCCACCGGCGCCGGACGGCACGGTGCTGCGCACGCTGGACAACCCGATCCACCCGACGGGCGGGATCACGATCCTGCACGGTTCGCTGGCGCCGGAGGGTGCGGTGGTGAAGTCGGCGGGTTTCGACTCGTCGGTGTTCGAGGGCACGGCAAGGGTTTTCGACCGGGAGCGGGCGGCGATGGATGCGTTGGAGGACGGCACGATTCAGGCCGGCGACGTCGTCGTGATCCGCTACGAGGGCCCCAAGGGCGGCCCGGGGATGCGGGAGATGTTGGCGATCACCGGGGCCATCAAGGGTGCCGGGCTGGGCAAGGATGTCCTGCTGATGACCGACGGCCGGTTCTCGGGTGGGACGACGGGGCTGTGCGTGGGGCATGTCGCACCGGAGGCGGTCGACGGCGGGCCGATCGCGTTCGTGCGTGACGGTGACCGGATTCGGCTGGACGTCGCCAACGGAACGCTGGACATCCTCGTCGACGAAAGCGAATTCGAGTCCCGCAAAAAGGGTTTCGAGCCGCTGCCGCCGCGCTACACGACCGGGGTGCTGGGCAAGTACACGAAGCTGGTCGGCTCAGCGGCGATCGGCGCGGTCTGCGGGTAG
- a CDS encoding L,D-transpeptidase, with amino-acid sequence MRRPMRSRLLTVLMTAGLLGGMVLTSPSALAQPDVPPPPPAPVDPFAAPAPGPLPGPADPAAAPAPEPALAEEDAPPPPPPNPFFPSANDPLAQQLPIPEDTPEGQNPNPYVGPPVFAPPTFNPVNGSIVGAAKPIYINFQRPIANRKMAEDAIHITSDPPVPGRFYWTSDTQVRWRPLDFWPAGTVVHIDASGTKSSFSVPEQLVATIDDNTKQMQVHRNGKLEKTFPVSMGKKGNETRNGTYYVLEKFPEIVMDSSTYGVPVDSPDGYKLKVKDAVRIDNQGIFVHSAPWSVGAQGNSNVSHGCINLSPENAKWFYDNFGSGDAIVIKNTKGGLYNQPDGASDWQMF; translated from the coding sequence ATGCGGAGGCCGATGCGCAGCCGACTGCTCACCGTGTTGATGACGGCCGGGTTGCTCGGCGGGATGGTGTTGACCAGCCCGTCCGCCCTGGCCCAGCCCGACGTTCCGCCGCCACCGCCGGCGCCGGTCGACCCGTTCGCCGCCCCGGCTCCGGGACCGCTGCCGGGTCCGGCCGATCCTGCCGCCGCGCCGGCGCCCGAACCGGCGCTCGCCGAGGAGGACGCCCCGCCGCCCCCGCCGCCGAACCCGTTCTTCCCGTCGGCCAACGACCCGCTGGCGCAGCAACTGCCCATCCCGGAGGACACCCCGGAGGGGCAGAACCCGAACCCGTACGTCGGGCCGCCGGTGTTCGCGCCGCCGACGTTCAACCCGGTCAACGGTTCGATCGTGGGCGCCGCCAAGCCGATCTACATCAACTTCCAGCGGCCGATCGCCAACCGCAAGATGGCCGAGGACGCGATCCACATCACCTCGGACCCGCCGGTGCCCGGCCGGTTCTACTGGACCAGCGACACCCAGGTGCGGTGGCGTCCACTGGACTTCTGGCCCGCGGGCACCGTCGTGCACATCGACGCCTCCGGCACCAAGTCCAGCTTCTCGGTGCCCGAGCAGCTCGTCGCCACCATCGACGACAACACCAAGCAGATGCAGGTGCACCGCAACGGCAAGCTGGAGAAGACGTTCCCGGTGTCGATGGGCAAGAAGGGCAACGAGACCCGCAACGGCACCTACTACGTGCTGGAGAAGTTCCCCGAGATCGTGATGGACTCGTCGACCTACGGGGTGCCCGTCGACTCACCCGACGGCTACAAGCTCAAGGTCAAGGACGCCGTCCGCATCGACAACCAGGGCATCTTCGTGCACAGCGCCCCGTGGTCGGTTGGCGCGCAGGGCAATTCCAACGTCAGCCACGGCTGCATCAACCTCAGCCCGGAGAATGCGAAGTGGTTCTACGACAACTTCGGCTCCGGGGACGCGATCGTCATCAAGAACACCAAGGGTGGGTTGTACAACCAGCCCGACGGCGCGTCCGATTGGCAGATGTTCTGA
- a CDS encoding metal-sensitive transcriptional regulator: MTGAHGYSQQKENYTKRLRRIEGQVRGIAKMIEDDKYCIDVLTQISAVNSALQSVALGLLDEHLNHCVAEAVAEGGAAAETKIAEASAAIARLVRS, from the coding sequence GTGACCGGGGCGCACGGCTATTCGCAGCAGAAGGAGAACTACACCAAACGGCTGCGCCGCATCGAGGGTCAGGTCCGCGGCATCGCGAAGATGATCGAGGACGACAAGTACTGCATCGATGTGCTGACCCAGATCAGCGCGGTCAACAGCGCGCTGCAGTCCGTCGCGCTCGGCCTGCTCGACGAACACCTCAACCACTGTGTGGCCGAGGCGGTCGCCGAGGGCGGCGCCGCGGCCGAGACCAAGATCGCCGAGGCCTCAGCCGCGATCGCCCGGCTGGTGCGGTCCTAA
- a CDS encoding MTH1187 family thiamine-binding protein, with protein sequence MLVAFSVSPTGVGDDGSVGDAVAAAVRVVRESGLPNETNAMFTNIEGEWDEVMDVVKRAVDAVAAVSPRVSLVLKADIRPGHTGQLTAKVRRVEEALGG encoded by the coding sequence GTGCTGGTGGCGTTCAGCGTCAGCCCGACCGGTGTCGGCGACGACGGCAGCGTGGGGGACGCCGTCGCCGCCGCGGTGCGCGTCGTGCGCGAGTCCGGGCTGCCCAACGAGACCAACGCGATGTTCACCAACATCGAGGGCGAATGGGACGAGGTGATGGACGTGGTCAAGCGGGCCGTCGACGCCGTCGCGGCGGTGTCACCGCGGGTCAGCCTGGTCCTCAAGGCCGACATCCGGCCGGGGCACACGGGTCAGCTGACCGCGAAGGTCCGGCGCGTCGAGGAGGCGCTGGGCGGTTAG